DNA from Leishmania braziliensis MHOM/BR/75/M2904 complete genome, chromosome 21:
CACTTCCTCCTGGTGTGGGGAGACTGAGCCACaccgagggatgcaccgcGGGGCGGCTGGGAGGTGACCTGCGGAGTAGGGATGGGTGAGCACCACTTGAGGCAGGGGCCATGCTGAGATGACTGAGTGAGCGCATCACTGTACCACGTGTCTAGGGCGGCTGCTTTGACCCAGGCGATTGCTCTGCTGCAGGTTGGGGGTCCGAGTGGGGGGATCGACTTGTGTGTAGTACGGCAGAGAAGTGAGCACAATgacgaaaagaaaggcgAGGAGACTCGCACTACGGGGTGGTGAGCATCTTGGCGAAGGACATCTCTGCGCGTGTATCGTgccgtgcgtgtctgtgtgcctgCTGCACTTTCTTTGTCAACccttctcgccttctctcctcccaccACTGTTTCCTCCAGTTGCACTGTGTGGAGACAGTGCCTCaatccacacacacacacacaccgcccgCGTGTGTGCCAGTGTGTGGcccccgtcccccccccttcccatttGTCTCTTGCTGCTCTTGCATACTTGTCCCTGTTAAATCCATGAACAACACACACTCAAGCATACTCTGTTGCTGCTCTTTCACCTCAGCTTACCTTCTTGCACTCTCCCGAACACCGTGCCGATGCATcgcggcagcgccggtggcggcaaTGCCGAGGAACGCCGGCAGCGCCTGCGTGATCAGATGAAGGCCTTCTACGGCGACCCGAACGCCTCCACGAAGCGAGCGGCGTCACACTCGTCCACACAGAGAAACCCCAATGTTCCACCGGAGCTCGACTTAGACTCGGAGTACTTCAATGTCAACCGCTACACCACCGACCTACTTAAACGCGAGACTCTGAAAGGATTGGTCGAGACGGACACCGAGCTACTGCGCCGTGTACGCCGCTTGGATggggagctgcaggagctggtgTACCGAAACTACGCCCGCTTCATCTCCGCGACAGAGACGATCCGGGAGATGAAGGACAACGTAGTCGAGATGGATGCAAAACTGCAGACTCTCTCGCAGAACGTCAACACGATTGATAGCATCTCGAGCCAGATCgcccagcagctgcaagTGCACCGCGGCCACATCGAGGAGACCATCACCGCGAATCGCATGCTCAAGAAGGTGCAGTTTCTCACCAGTCTGCCCACCACAATGCGCCGGCTGATTGACCAGGGGGATTACAGCGTCGGTGTCAAGTACTGGGTGGCCGGCGACGGATTTCTGTCGAAGCACAAGTCGATCTCGAGCATCACACAAATTCAGCAGAACTGCTGCCAGCTCGCCAAGGAGCTCTACCGCGCGATCGAGCAGCATATGTGCTCCTACCCACTCGACGACCCTGACGCGATGGACCGCCTTCGCGGCTACGTCGAGGACCTGCGGCTCCTGCGCGCCACCTCGCTTTTTGAGTCGGCGAACATGATCGAGGAGGCGCCCTTCGAGGAGACGGTATTGCAGACCCTCATGAAGAGCGTCCTAGCGAGCTTCCAGGCGAACGTGGCGACTACGCAGCGCAGCCTTAATGCCGCCCTCGCCATCCCAGACGACCTCCAGGCCTCCGAAATCGCGAAGCGGGAGGCGTCACTGGCACAGGTTAACCTGCGCGAgccgctggtgcagctgaaGAACGCGTGCGCGATGCTCGTCGTCAACACAGAGCGCGTGTACGCCCTGTTGGATGCGGaggggcgcagcagcagtgaccgCGGTCCCGCTGCGCCCCTCGTCGCCAAGTCGATCCAGCCGGTCCTCCTCAAAGTGCTTCAGGCCGTCTCCCAGTCGCTCGCAGACTTCGCGATGGTGCACCTGGACGCGATTGCGATGGATGGCGCTTCGGCACTTCGCAACCCCACGGCAAGCGCGGAAGCTCTACAAGTAGCAACGACGCACCTCGTCCGGCTGCTGAGCCAGTTTGTCACGGCTATGAAGACGCTAGGCGAGATCTACCTTCCCTCCATGGGGCatgacgctgctgaggcgagtggcagcgctgctccCGCCGCCGACACCGTGCACCTGTACGCAAACAAGGTCCACGAGGTGGCATGTGACGTGGTGCGCCAGTGCTGGGAGCGGATACAGGAAAGGTTGCTACAAGGGCCGGAGCCAGAGCTGCTCAAGGCGTGTGGCCCACTTTCTCTATCGCACGTCAGTGTCCTCAGCACAGTGCCGGCGGTTGACGAGGAGGGCGCCCACGAAATTGCCTTTGCTCTCACTCGCTTCCTCTACGCCTCGCTGACGCAGTGCCTCTCCACATCCCTCCGCACCACCCTGCTCGGCGAGGAAGGCGTGCCGGTTGACATGCTGACGTCCATCACTACAGGGCTAGAGcggacggcgcagcagcttcagcacCGCGGTATTGTGCTGCTGGGTCAGTTAGAGGTGCGGCTCGTGTACGACAAGGCAttcagtggcagcagcgggcatGTCagtgcggcgacgacgacgacgactgGGCCGAaagtgcaggaggtgctgctgctcctgctgccccAGTGGGCCACTGTGTACGACGTCCTCAAGGCACTGCCACCCCTGAAGACAGCGAGCGCGACAGCGGCCGCCAAGAGCAAAGGTGGTGTGTCATCGTCGGTGTACCGTCACCGTGACAACAGTGGCTacggtggcggcactgcgTACCGCGTGAgtgggggcagcagcactgggACTCACAGCGACTACCGTGCCGGCGGTAGCAGCGCGGTAGTCGGCGGCTCCTCGGCCCACCTGCGCGGGGGTAGCAGCGGGGGCAAGCCGGAGGTTTCCTACACACGTCAGGTGATGTCCAGGCTGCAGATGAGCGTGAACCACATCTTCGCAAACGCGGAGACGTGGCTGCGCACGGAGCCGGTGGTCGGACTGCCGTCAGCACTGATGGCATGCGTCGTACGCTACTTGCTGCAGGGCATCCTCGACCGAGTGCGCGACGAGGCAGCCTATACCGAGACGCAGTTTCAGCAACTGCAGGTGAGCTGTaccttcctcctccatgccCTTGTATCCCCTACGAAGGGGTCCGCCCCGCGACAGTGGCGCAAGGAGTGGTCGGAGGAAGACATGCTCGATGTCCAGCGGCTCTTGAACGAGGTCTGCGCATGCGCCTACGATAAGTACGAAGCGAAGGTGCCCCTTCCCACCGCCGTGCTAGACCGAGTCGTCGAGACTGCCGTGCGCAGCGGTCGAGCCGCACTGGAGGCCGCGAAtatcagcagcgccgacactgctgcggcgactgCGGTACCGATGCCTTCTGTCACGGAGGTGACCTTCCCAggagaagaaacgaagacTCCTTCACTGGAGCCGCCACAACCGGCGCCAATCGCCCCTGCTCTCGTCACTTTGAGTCCTCAGCCTCAGCAGCTACTGCAGGAAGTGCGCCACCCCCTGCGCGATGACTTACTACAGTCgtcagccgcagcgtcgtcggGGGAGACCCCTAACagcacagctgcaccagcgccaacggcgtctgctgcagcaccctcACCGGCTCCGGTCGCCTCTGCCTCGGCACCGTCGCAGGCCACGCCCGCTACCCCTGCCCAAGCCTCTGTGGCACTTCCCCCGGAATCGCGGGCCGAACCCGCAGCCTCTCTTGTAcctgctgccgcagagcgtcttgcagcagcgccgaggaCAACCATGCCGCCACCGCAAGCGCGCTTCTCCTCGCACTACAACAGTGACAGTCGCACCGAGCGCGTggacgaagaggaagagctgcCCTTGTagacgaggaggacaggGAGGTGGGCGAGGGGTTGTGCTGTGAATAGAACTCGCAGGTGGGAGGAGAGTGAGGTGTGCCTATCAGCCCAACGCAGTGGCCGTCGCATCTGTACGTAGTGGCGGCAGTCGCGGCGTGTGGACTAGGGAGCGTTGGCGGTAAGAAGGGGTCCTGTGCCGGCATTCACGGTGCCCCTCTCTTTGGATTCCACTGTATGCACATGGTTGTGCGCGCCTGCGTGTCATGTAGCGTGCCTGGCTAGCTGGTTGGACAACGGCCGTTGTTGCCACGTCCGCTTCTCTTGCTTAACCGAATCGCCCCCATCGTGCCCACTTACGGCTTTGCTTTCGCTTTTGCCTCCGTTGTATCGTCACGGTGCACCTCCCTTTCGGTCCACCGCCCAACGTTCTGAGTGAGGATCGACTCAGGACAGTGGTGGGTGACGCGTATGGCGCCTGTGGGCTCACGCCTTTGTGTCGGCAAGCCGCCGGTGCGTGCGGGTGTCGCTCTGTATGGCGAGCGCCTGCATTgttcgcccccccccctgtaCGTCTGTGGGCGCCTTGGGGTGTGAGCCGACGCACGAGTGCGCGCCAAAACCCTGAGAAGGCATTCAAAACGGTGATGAAAGGAGTTCGGCTAAGGGaagtgggggggagggcaagACGCACTACAGCCACCTCGTCGTGGCGGGGCCAccggcgtgtgtggggggtgcgCTCTCTCCACTCTCTCACGTGTGAAGgtgtacgcacacacgtatgtgtgtgtgtgtgtgtatgccttAAGGGCTTCTTTCCGTGTGCGTGGAGTGCGTCGCTGGCGACTACGCGCATTCTCACTCCTTCccgcctttcttcttctcgcaTGGCTGTCAACTCTTCTCCTTGacacctctcccctctgcgctccaccaccacacccccGACTcgtccacacacgcatatgcgcgtgcgtgtgctgatGCATCAACACTCTCCCCCTTAGCTCGGTTCACTGTGCAGGCGCACCACTTACGTTCTCCCTtgcaggtgtgcgtgtacacGTCCCTCGCGACGCCACAGCCCATTCCCTCAACACCCAACACACTTCAGTCATCCATCATGCTGCGCGCGACGTCTCGCTTGGGTATCTACGAGTACCAGTTCGGTCAGCCTTCGCTGAGGAGCGCCTTTAGCACCAAGATCGCGCGGACTACCAAGGCACGCAGCCCCGGCACAGTGCAGTCGACAAGGCTAGCAAACGGTGTGCTTGTCGTGTCGCACGACCTTGACGGCCCGGTCACGTCCATCGGCGTGTACGCGGATGCAGGGCCAAAGCACGACCCCATCGCCACCCCCGGCCTGAGCTACGTCATGCGCTTTGCCCTGCAGACCTCCAACATGGATAGCTCCCTCTTCCAGATCGACCGCACGATGCGCTCCACGGGCAACGCGTACGGGCACGGTGAGGTGTGCAAGCGCTATCTGAGCTGGAAGGCGGAGGGTCGCCGTGACATGTGGGAGAAGCCGTTCGAGATGCTCGCCACCGGCGTCGTCGCGCCGCGCTTCCACGAAAGTGATGTTGAGCGTTTCCGCGACACGATGGACAaccagctggaggagatgcgctGGCAGAACCCCCGCGACTACGCCGTCGACCAGCTGGAGACGGTGGCCTTCTACAAGGAGCCCCTCGGCGCGCCGCGCATGGTGCCTCGCATCGCAAACGACCGCTGTAACCACAAGGTGCTGCTAGACCACTGGGCCGCGAACTTCCAACCCAACcgcatcgtcgtcgctggGGTAAACGTGCCGCACGACGCCCTGATAGCCGCCTACGAGAAGCTGCCGTATAAGCACTCGGCCGAGGCCCCGCaccacgcgcgcgccgccgcgccgaaGCTGTCCCACAGCAACGAGGTGGCCCAGTTCTACCCGGGCCGGCAGAATGTCGAGTATGAGAGTCGCGCCGCTGCGATGGGCACAGTGCCTGACATGCAGGCGGAGGTGGTTGGCGCCGTCGGCGTTCCGACCTATGGCCGTGACGAGGGCACCAAGCAGTAcgcgacggcgctggtgacgcGCGAGATCTACGaggaggcgatgcgcagtgtTCATGGAAGCCATGCCGGCCCGCAGTACTACGGCGCACAGGTCTTTTACCGCCCCTACTCATCTGCTGGTCTGATCGGCTACACTGTGCGCGgcgcgccggcagcgatAGAGAAGATGCTCCAGgtcgcctccagcgcctttCCGGCCTCCGTTGATGAGGCGGCTGTGAAACGCGCGACCCactgcgcgcacgtgcgcctACTGCACGACCAGGTCGATATGACACGCGACTACTGCGATTTTCTCGCCACGTCACCCCACTCGGTGGAGGCGCTCGTGCAAGCGATCAGCGGTGTCACGAAGGCcaacgtggaggaggcgatgaAGAAGATCGTCGCGCAGAAGCCGGCAACGTATGCGATGGGCGACAGCTTCGTGTTCCCCatggtggcagcgctgaaCCATGCTTAGCCACGGGTAAGGTGTAGTGCgggtgcgcatgtgtgtgcctgGATGTGGTAGAGTTAGCTTTACGTATGTTTTAGCACGTAGGTGGGCGGCATGGAGGGGtgaagcgagggaggggggggtcaGGCCAGGGCAGGACAATCGTGGCGTTGggaacaacagcagcgatggcagGAGGGGAGACGGAGATGGGGGAAAAAGAACATGGCTATGCCTCTTGGCGTGGGCGGGCATGGTAGTGGACATGGGCAGCGGGCGAAGAGAAGGATGGAtatggtggcggtggcgtgtcTCAACCGCTGCGTCTCACCCCCGCCCTTCCCTCTACCGCTCTCTCACTTCTGCTTCTACCGCCTcatttccctcccctccctccggTCTGAATTGATCAGTATCCTAACCCAACCATGACTGAATGCACAGCTCAATAGGCGCTGCGCCCAACCCCCTCCCGCCA
Protein-coding regions in this window:
- a CDS encoding putative mitochondrial processing peptidase alpha subunit: MLRATSRLGIYEYQFGQPSLRSAFSTKIARTTKARSPGTVQSTRLANGVLVVSHDLDGPVTSIGVYADAGPKHDPIATPGLSYVMRFALQTSNMDSSLFQIDRTMRSTGNAYGHGEVCKRYLSWKAEGRRDMWEKPFEMLATGVVAPRFHESDVERFRDTMDNQLEEMRWQNPRDYAVDQLETVAFYKEPLGAPRMVPRIANDRCNHKVLLDHWAANFQPNRIVVAGVNVPHDALIAAYEKLPYKHSAEAPHHARAAAPKLSHSNEVAQFYPGRQNVEYESRAAAMGTVPDMQAEVVGAVGVPTYGRDEGTKQYATALVTREIYEEAMRSVHGSHAGPQYYGAQVFYRPYSSAGLIGYTVRGAPAAIEKMLQVASSAFPASVDEAAVKRATHCAHVRLLHDQVDMTRDYCDFLATSPHSVEALVQAISGVTKANVEEAMKKIVAQKPATYAMGDSFVFPMVAALNHA